A part of Oncorhynchus kisutch isolate 150728-3 linkage group LG2, Okis_V2, whole genome shotgun sequence genomic DNA contains:
- the LOC109901942 gene encoding leucine-rich repeat and immunoglobulin-like domain-containing nogo receptor-interacting protein 1, with translation MFVESVIRWGAWSILLQCGLLGVSAGDFPWPCPARCVCQLETLEVNCSDKQLTSVSEGFASGTQRINLSRNKLKTLGRRQFLGMTQLEDLDISDNVIAMIEVEAFQGLQNLKTLCIRSNRLKIISVGVFSGLPSLRFLDLSENEILVFLDFTFRELVSLHQLEAGENDLVFISQRAFTGLQNLQELNLDRSNLTSIPTEALSQLQSLTRLRMIRLTISALPNNAFRRLHRLRSLVISHWPLLDKLASNSLIGLNLTSLVISSCNLSAVPYQALRHLVYLGYLDLSYNPITAIQGNLLGDLLRLQELHLAGGNLLRIEPGAFRGLAYFRLLNVTSNQLSTLEDSAFHSVGNLQVLRLDGNPLACDCRLLWVVRRRQRLNFDGRQPTCSTPDMVREREFRDFSEKELPRLFTCRQARIVDRRSQEVRVEEGTTVLFSCKADGDPMPSFTWLSAQRIPLSTTGRIRVLSNGTLEVRYAQVQDSGTYQCTAGNAAGNDSLYVSLYVKGFPRNRTMPFFTDEGWIESSNAPTANSSAQVANQYPFDAKTLIIATTMGFLSFLSSVAICFVFMFFWSQSKGQIKHTATIDYVPRTSMGVGGGGGGGGGGGGDAGKFTMKLI, from the coding sequence ATGTTTGTGGAGTCTGTTATCAGATGGGGGGCATGGAGCATCTTGCTCCAGTGTGGATTATTGGGCGTGTCAGCAGGGGACTTCCCCTGGCCTTGCcctgccaggtgtgtgtgtcagcttgAGACTTTAGAAGTTAACTGCTCTGACAAACAGCTGACTTCTGTGTCTGAGGGCTTCGCTAGTGGCACCCAGCGCATCAACTTATCTCGTAACAAGCTGAAGACGCTGGGTCGTCGCCAGTTCTTGGGCATGACCCAGCTAGAGGATCTGGACATTAGTGACAATGTCATTGCCATGATTGAAGTGGAGGCTTTCCAGGGCCTGCAGAACCTCAAGACCCTGTGCATTAGGAGCAATCGCCTCAAGATCATCTCTGTGGGGGTCTTCTCCGGACTGCCCAGCCTGCGCTTCCTGGACCTGAGTGAGAACGAGATCCTGGTCTTTCTGGACTTTACTTTCCGTGAGTTGGTGAGCCTTCACCAGCTGGAGGCTGGGGAGAATGACCTGGTGTTCATCTCCCAGCGGGCCTTTACCGGCCTGCAGAACCTGCAGGAGCTCAATCTGGACCGCAGCAACCTGACCTCCATCCCCACCGAGGCACTATCCCAGCTCCAGAGCCTGACTCGGCTGCGCATGATCCGCCTCACCATCTCAGCGCTGCCCAACAATGCCTTCCGCCGCCTGCATCGGCTGCGTAGCCTCGTCATCTCCCACTGGCCCTTGCTGGACAAGCTGGCCAGCAACAGCCTGATTGGCCTCAACCTCACCTCGCTGGTCATCAGCAGCTGCAATCTCAGTGCTGTCCCATACCAGGCACTGCGCCACCTGGTCTACCTGGGCTACCTGGACCTGTCCTACAACCCCATCACAGCCATCCAGGGTAACCTGCTGGGGGACCTGTTGCGGCTGCAGGAACTGCACCTGGCTGGGGGCAACCTGCTCCGCATCGAGCCAGGGGCCTTCAGGGGGCTGGCATACTTCCGTCTGCTCAACGTGACATCCAACCAGCTCAGCACACTGGAGGACAGTGCCTTCCACTCGGTGGGGAATCTGCAGGTCCTGCGGCTGGATGGGAACCCCCTGGCCTGTGACTGCCGACTACTCTGGGTGGTCCGCCGGCGACAGCGCCTGAACTTTGACGGTCGCCAACCCACCTGCTCCACCCCGGACATGGTGCGAGAGCGGGAATTCCGGGACTTCTCAGAGAAAGAGCTCCCGAGACTGTTCACCTGCCGGCAGGCCCGCATTGTAGACCGCAGGTCCCAGGAGGTCAGGGTGGAGGAGGGCACTACGGTGCTCTTCTCCTGCAAGGCAGATGGTGACCCAATGCCCTCCTTTACCTGGTTGTCAGCCCAGCGGATTCCGCTCTCCACTACGGGGCGCATCAGGGTGTTGTCCAATGGGACTCTAGAAGTACGCTATGCCCAGGTTCAGGACAGCGGCACATACCAGTGCACGGCGGGCAACGCAGCTGGCAACGACAGCCTGTACGTCAGCCTCTATGTGAAGGGTTTCCCACGTAACCGCACTATGCCATTTTTCACCGACGAAGGCTGGATAGAGTCCTCAAACGCCCCTACTGCCAACTCCTCTGCCCAGGTGGCCAACCAGTACCCGTTTGATGCCAAGACACTGATCATCGCCACCACCATGGGCTTCCTGTCCTTCCTCAGCTCAGTGGCTATCTGCTTTGTCTTCATGTTCTTCTGGAGCCAGAGCAAGGGGCAAATCAAACACACAGCCACCATCGACTATGTGCCCCGTACCTCAatgggggtaggaggaggaggaggaggagggggagggggtggaggggatgCTGGCAAGTTTACCATGAAGCTTATCTAA